A part of Capsicum annuum cultivar UCD-10X-F1 chromosome 6, UCD10Xv1.1, whole genome shotgun sequence genomic DNA contains:
- the LOC124899312 gene encoding uncharacterized protein LOC124899312 → MVLIVMGKGVPTTKEESVIIVTSQVIPKSCYKLIGYPTDWKNKKKQGYITANPRSYSSGNNYFSYGSGNHTAGKPSQIPNVVAGQVDIAGSSHDQGPAPLAKAHTITNEEYSKIMSMLSKDTKDMKQVNMTGPLQWQGEGDCRLYILREEWKDNIMAQKTWISSFRDSGSQVRCLIRISIFCHW, encoded by the exons ATGGTTCTTATAGTTATGGGCAAGGGTGTTCCAACTACAAAGGAAGAAAGTGTGATTATTGTCACCTCTCAGGTCATACCAAAGAGTTGTTATAAACTGATTGGCTATCCTActgattggaagaataaaaagaaacaaGGGTACATTACGGCTAATCCCAGGTCatatagtagcggtaacaactaTTTCTCATATGGTAGTGGCAACCACACAGCTGGTAAGCCTTCTCAAATACCCAACGTGGTAGCAGGACAAGTTGATATTGCCGGTTCAAGTCATGATCAGGGACCTGCACCACTGGCAAAGGCTCATACAATTACAAATGAAGAATACTCTAAAATTATGAGCATGCTGAGCAAGGACACCAAGGATATGAAACAAGTCAACATGACAG GACCTCTTCAGTGGCAAGGTGAAGGGGATTGTAGACTTTATATACTTAGAGAAGAATGGAAAGATAACATTATGGCACAAAAGACTTGGATATCCAGCTTCAGAG